In Chryseobacterium sp., the genomic window CTTCTAGAACATGTGGCAGGAAGAATGATTTCAAAAATCCATAACAGGTTTCCGCAAATTGACTATATCAGACTTAAAATCACCAAAACAGCTCCTCCCATGCAGGGTGAAATGAAGGGTGCCGGCATTGAACTGGAAAAAAGCTTTAAACCGGAAAATTAAAATCCTTATTTTCGCTTCATTAAAAACATACACAATTGAAATTCATTAAAATATTATTTTTAGCAGCATTCATCAATGTTTTCGGTCAGGCCGGTGTTGATAACCAGCTTGCCAGTTATAATTTTCCAAAGATCAAATCCAGCATTACAATGCCGGTCACGATTCCGCTTTCCGAGCTCAGCAATATGATCAATGCCTCGGTAAAAGATCTGATCTACCAGGATGACTCATATACGGATAACAACAATGACCAGTTTAAAGTAAAAGTCTGGAAAACAAGACCTATCCGTCTCGTAGGAGGTACGAGCCAGAACCTGCTGATTGAAGTCCCTTTAAAAATATGGGCAGAGAAAGGGATTGGCACCTTAGGAGTATATACCTATCAGAATACCACTTTTGAAACGGTAATGTCTTTCAATACGACAGTCAGTTTAAAAAACAACTGGACTATTACCACCAATACCCAACCCAATGGTTTCCGGTGGGTAACTAAGCCTGTCCTGGATTATGGAAGAATCCAGATCCCAATCACTCCTCTTGTTGAAAAAAGCATGAAAGAACAGCAGGAGAAATTCTGTAAAACCATTGATCAGCAGATGTCTACCCAGCTGAATTTTCAACAATATGCTGTTATGGCCTGGAATACTTTTCTGCAGCCCTTCAACATCTCGGAAGAATATAATACCTGGTTGAAAATAAGCCCAATCGGCGTCAATATTACCCCATTAAAGTTCTACGGAAACCAGATCAATGCAACCCTGGGATTGGATATCTATTCTGAAACTTTTACCGGAAGTAAGCCTGTAGCTTCCCAGCCTGTCACTGCCGCTACCAATTTTAATTTTTCACCTGCTGTCGGTGATCAGTTCCTTTTACAGACTACTGCCAATATCCCTTTTACCGAAGCCAGCAGCATGGCCAGGAAAACTTTTTTAAACAAAGAATTCGATATCCGGGATTCTAAAGTGAAGGTAACCGACATCAGAGTGTATGGCGTTGACAACAGGATTGTACTTGAAGCTCAAACTGACGGTTATATAAAAGGAACTTCCATTATTTCAGGAATTCCTGTTTATGATGAAGTGAAAAGAAAAATTGTATTATCTGACACCAAATTCAAACTGAAAACAACCAATATCCTGCAGAAAACTGCTTCTATCCTGTTTCAGGGAAAAATTATAAAGATGATCGAAGAAGAATATGGAATCCCCACTCAGGAACTGGAAGACCTCTCCAAAAAGAGTATTGAAGCTGCTTTTAACAAAGAATATTATAAAGGGTTAAAGATGAACGGAAAAGTATTTAACCTTAAACCAAGTAAAATCCTCCTCAACAGTACGGGTATTACCGCCGTAATTGATACCAACGCAGCATTAAAACTGTTGGTCAACGGATTTTAAAAACGAAAACTAATAACTTATCATGAGAAAAATTTTAACCATTGTTGAATATAATAAAGCTTCACTGGGAATCAGGTTCGTTAACAACCTTCTTGACCTTATCGTTTTAATTGTCATCAACGTCATCATTTCCAATATTTCCAATATTCTTTATGAAATAACCTCTGTTGATTTTTTTTACTTTTATAGTAACGGAGGAATTTTTTGGGAACTCTTCATTGGAAACTTCAACTGCTTTCTTTACTATTTTTTAATGGAAAACTATTTAGACGGAAGAACAGTAGGAAAATATATTACAGGAACAAAAGCGATAAGCACAGATGGTACAAAACCAACAACCCAACAAATTGTATACAGAAATCTGGCCCGGCTTATTCCCTTCGATGGCCTGTCTTTTTTCGGAGTGAACGGATGGCATGACAGCTGGAGCGATACAAGAGTAATTGACCTCAAAAAATATCATGCTGAAATTCAGGCAAAAAGCGAAATTGACCGTCTCGGACAGAAAGAAATCGCATAAAAACTTTTGTTCATAAAGAAATTTTACTATATTTGCACACCTCAAAAATGGTAAAAATGGTACTTTGGCCGAGCGGCTAGGCAGTGGTCTGCAACACCATCTACAGCGGTTCGAATCCGCTAGGTACCTCACTTAAAAACCTCTAAATTTTATTTAGAGGTTTTTTTATTATTAATTTCCAATTGGCAACAAAAATAGAAATCTATAAAGCTGTTATAAAAGCAAAAAGTCCAAAAAATATCCCTGGAGAATTAGCCACTACAATAGGCCAGTCTTTTCCGGGTTTCTTAAGAAATCCGTAAGTCACCCAAAGGCTACAATTGATAGCCGCAACGAGTGGCTGCAGCCAGTCGCCTTTATCTCCATTTAGATTATGGGTTATTTGGGGAATATACGAAAAGTACATTGCCATTGCAGTAACAGTGGCCACCCAACCTAATACTTGCATCAACTTTTCATTCATCATATTGAATTTAATAACCGGTTTTACATGTCATTGAAATTATTATGCCAATGAAATTGAAATTTCACCCATTATACTTATTCTGTATTCTCCGGATTGCTATCGTTGGAATAGTTTTTATGCTTAAGAAAATAAAAAGACCTTCCCAATTCCCGGGAGGTGAAAAACTATCCAGATCACTGAATAAAAACTTATATCAAATCTATTAAACAATATTCCGGTTGTTTATGAGTATAGTCATCGTAAAAACCATCTCAATTCAGAAGAAAAATTCTTTAATTCATATCAATACTTCCTGTCCGTCTACACAGGATCGGGAAATTCAGTCAGGCAAAATATCTTTATAGAATACAAGCTAAAGGAACAGCAGAACAGGAAAATCTCCTGCAATTGGTCAATAAATGAGAAGGAATTATAAACTGGTAAAAAAAATAATGGGAATTCGGAAATCCAACTCAGCATTGAATAAAATTTATTTTCCAAATAAACACTCCTCCTTTCGTTGAGAATTGGATTAATTCATAAGAAATCAGCCTTAACTAAAAGCTATTTACCATTAAATGACAAACAACATGATATTAAAAAAAATCCTCGGAAATTCCGAGGATAAAAACTAATAACCATGAAAACTCAAATTAAACATGAGTTGCGTATGTATATTGAAAAATCGTGCCAGAATTGTAATTTCGAAAAAAATATTTTCATATTATTTTTCAAGGAATAAATAATTCATTTTATCATTTTTACTTCATTTTATTCATTTTTATAAAAACACAATAATATTAATTACATTCATTCCAAATAAAAACATCCTAAAAACAATATTAATAAAAATTAATCAACGCTGGTGTAAAGAAAATGAAGTTAAAAAATTTAAGAATAAAAACATACAATTCATAATCATCTCAATAAAATAAAAATACAAAGTCCAAAAATTATAATAAATTATTCTATCATCACTCCAAAACAATATAAATAAATACACAATAAAAAAATTAGAAAAATTTAGAAAGAAGACTTTGTATAAAAAGCCTCCAAAAAATGGAGGCTTCAAAAAAACACAAATGATGAAAAAAAAATTTTATATCAGAAATTAAATTAATCGTTTAATCCTACTCCAAAATTAAAATGCTACTTATTTTTATTTTATGAGCAGAATCATAATATTATTTTTTAATAATATTATTTTAATTCCGCATCAGGACATAATAAATATGGATTTGGATATAGAGAACGATTATTTACATCATTTCTGATTCTACCATATTCCAACAGAGCTGATATGATCAATAAAGCCATAAAACAGCTTCCCTCACTGGTATTTATGCTTTTACCGCCCAGATCTATTTAAAATATAATTCACTCTTAATAGTTTGATAAAATAAGAAAAAAATACCAACTTTATCATGATAAAGGTTATATTTTTCATATGTATTATTTTATAATTTTACACATAACTAATTCAAAAAAAGTGATAAAATTTTCTATACTTATAGCCAACTATAACAATGGAAAGTACTTTAGGGACTGCTACAACTCATTAATCAGTCAAACCTATGAGAATTGGGAGGTCATTATTGTTGATGATGCTTCTACGGATAATTCGGTAGAGATTATAAAATCATTTATTGGAAAAGACCCCCGCTTCAAGCTGTACTATAATACAACAAATCAAGGTTGTGGTTTTACAAAAAGAGAATGTATGAAATATGCAGAAGGTGAAGTGTGTGCCTACCTCGACCCCGATGATGCCCTTTATCCTGAGGCCATGGAAAGAACAGTACAGGAATTTTTAAATGAGAATAGTATTGTAGCAGCTTATTCTCAAATGATGCTGTGCAGTGAAGATTTGATACCTGATAAGGTTTTTGCGGGGACTAAAAAGTTTTATAACGATCGTTATTTCTTCAACTGCCCCATCCAGTTTGCTCATTTTTTCACTTTTAAAAAAGAAATTTATTTAAAAGGTTCAGGCATTAACCCTATGCTCACAAGTGCCGTAGATCAGGATCTTTATTTAAAAATTCTGGAACATGGGGATGTAAGATATATAAAAGAACCATTATATCTATACAGGCTTCATTCCAATGGAATTTCACAGCACAGTGCCAAACCCAAAGCAAAAGAATCCTTTGCCAAAGTGATTCATGATACGATGAAAAGACGGGGAATCAAAAAAATCAATAATCAAATGGTTCCGGAAACATACACCAATTCACAGGAAATTTATGAGCTTCTGGATTACCAGACGAACAAACTTCACCGACTAATTAATAAGATAAAAGTTACTTTAAATCTATAAATAATAAAACTTCTCATTCATGAGGCGTTTTTTAAGTATGGGAACTATATGAATGGAATCAATGTTTCTGAAATGCCCAACCAATACTGGTTTTATTTGCTAAAAAGACCGGAAGTCATTCTGAGTGATCTTTTTATTTTATGAATTTTGCTGTAACCCATATAAAATCAAAAATACCTCTATTTCTTTTTAGTTTATAAGCAGGATCATACCCCTTCTATGCTATGCCGATATAGAAAAGGCCTCCTAATGGAGGCCTAAAAAAACACAAATGATGAAAAAAATCTATTTAGAAAAATCCAAACAGAATATCTTATACTGCTTACTTATACCTTCTTATTTAGATTTCCATTCAATAAGAGAAATGGTAACAAATTCCGGAATCCGAATATGATTGATTTTTATAAGTGTTCAATAACATTCCCAATAAAAAACATGGATAAAGCAAACAATGAGCTTTAGAATAATTAAAAAATCCCCTTTCGAGGATTTGTAAATTTAATTAAATATTTTGTTTTCTGCAATATTATTCCTCCCAAGTTATCGGAATATATACTGTAATGTATCCATCGGCATCTACCTGAGTATCAGATACTGTAAGAACTACCGATCCATAACCTGTCCAGCCTCCTTGTCCCTGCATCGCAGAAAAGGTATAGGTTCCGGCAGGAATTCCTTCATAATATTGCGGCAAAGCCTGAAACCCACCGCTATAATAAGTATCATATACTTCTCCTGTAGCCATATTCTCTGCAAGAAAACTGCCTACATCATGGTTTCCTGAAAGAATCTTTGTACCATTCTTTGCCAGCAGGCCATATCTCACTTTGTATGTTTGGGTTTTTGTCTCATGATTCTTTAATTCTGAACGAGCAGAAGATGATGGATTCAGAACATCCCCAGTGGAAGACCACGAAACACTTGTACTCAGCAATCCCACAAAGGCTAATGCTGTAAAAGTTGATTTTTTCATATAAAAAGTAATTTAGTATACCAAAGTTAATTATCAAAGATGAATTCAACAAAAACTATGAATGAACTAAAGTTTACGATTCGTGCTCATAAATGAAAATTCCCCGGCTGGCCGGGGAACTATAGTGAATATTGTGTACAAAATTAATTTTCAATATCTGAAAACTTTTATACCGATCACAAACATTATGCCTAAACACTTACTGCTGCTATAAAATTTAGCAAAAATGATAAGACTATGTTCTTCTATCTATCAATTTTAACTTTCTTTAACTAAAACTGGCTTCATAATTGGAAATATATATATAAAGCTAACGTCGTTTTGACTTAAGCTTATTAAAATTTGAATTATGAAAAATATAGTAATAGCAGGCTTTTTATCCATTTTTTTAATAACGGCCTGCAAGAAAGATGACAGAACAGCTGAAAAGTCTCTGGAGGAACAAAAACTTGAATTTCAGGCAAGACAGCTTGAAATAGAAAAGCAGAAACTGGCTATTGAAAAGGAAAAGCTGGTGTATGAAGCACAGAAAAAAGCAGACAGCATTTCAGAAAATAAAAAAGCAAAAGCTGCTGCTGTAAATAATTCAAAACCACAAATCATAAGAGAAACAAGAACAGTATACAGAGACCGTTCCGGTTCCAACTCAGGAGGAAGCAACGGAGGATATGCAGACAACGGAAACAGCGCTTCACAAGGTACTACTCAGAAGAAAGGAATGAGTAAAGCGGCTAAAGGAACAATTATCGGAACCGTCGGAGGGGCAGCAGCCGGTGCCATTATTGCCAAGAAAAACAGAGGTCTTGGTGCTGTAATCGGTGGTGTGGTAGGTGGTGCTACTGGATATACAATCGGTAGATCACAGGATAGAAAAGACGGAAGGGTACAACCCCGTTAATCATATTTTTTTCACAATAACAAATAAAGATTGCTTATTTTTAAGCAATCTTTTTTTATGATATTGATTCTACTTTCTACAATTTTTATGATTCCGGTCCTGATGGGTATCGGAAAAATTATGGAGATCTTTTGGGGTAGCTTACTTCAGGGGATCTCAGGAAAAATTGCAATCGGAATCTTGGGAATAAGTGTAGGATGGACTCTTATTTCTTTTTTTATCCCTTTGAATATTTACGTAGAAACCTTTACTATTGTATTAGGCCTGATTTATTTCTTTAAAGACCGGTTATTTCACGAACTGTATCAGTTTTCAGGAAAGGATATTCTTTTAATAACAGCCGTTTCTTTCCTCATTGCATGGGCCGGCTCTTATTCACCCTACCTATTGG contains:
- a CDS encoding glycosyltransferase family A protein produces the protein MIKFSILIANYNNGKYFRDCYNSLISQTYENWEVIIVDDASTDNSVEIIKSFIGKDPRFKLYYNTTNQGCGFTKRECMKYAEGEVCAYLDPDDALYPEAMERTVQEFLNENSIVAAYSQMMLCSEDLIPDKVFAGTKKFYNDRYFFNCPIQFAHFFTFKKEIYLKGSGINPMLTSAVDQDLYLKILEHGDVRYIKEPLYLYRLHSNGISQHSAKPKAKESFAKVIHDTMKRRGIKKINNQMVPETYTNSQEIYELLDYQTNKLHRLINKIKVTLNL
- a CDS encoding YMGG-like glycine zipper-containing protein: MKNIVIAGFLSIFLITACKKDDRTAEKSLEEQKLEFQARQLEIEKQKLAIEKEKLVYEAQKKADSISENKKAKAAAVNNSKPQIIRETRTVYRDRSGSNSGGSNGGYADNGNSASQGTTQKKGMSKAAKGTIIGTVGGAAAGAIIAKKNRGLGAVIGGVVGGATGYTIGRSQDRKDGRVQPR
- a CDS encoding DUF4403 family protein — its product is MKFIKILFLAAFINVFGQAGVDNQLASYNFPKIKSSITMPVTIPLSELSNMINASVKDLIYQDDSYTDNNNDQFKVKVWKTRPIRLVGGTSQNLLIEVPLKIWAEKGIGTLGVYTYQNTTFETVMSFNTTVSLKNNWTITTNTQPNGFRWVTKPVLDYGRIQIPITPLVEKSMKEQQEKFCKTIDQQMSTQLNFQQYAVMAWNTFLQPFNISEEYNTWLKISPIGVNITPLKFYGNQINATLGLDIYSETFTGSKPVASQPVTAATNFNFSPAVGDQFLLQTTANIPFTEASSMARKTFLNKEFDIRDSKVKVTDIRVYGVDNRIVLEAQTDGYIKGTSIISGIPVYDEVKRKIVLSDTKFKLKTTNILQKTASILFQGKIIKMIEEEYGIPTQELEDLSKKSIEAAFNKEYYKGLKMNGKVFNLKPSKILLNSTGITAVIDTNAALKLLVNGF
- a CDS encoding SemiSWEET family transporter — encoded protein: MNEKLMQVLGWVATVTAMAMYFSYIPQITHNLNGDKGDWLQPLVAAINCSLWVTYGFLKKPGKDWPIVVANSPGIFFGLFAFITAL
- a CDS encoding RDD family protein, producing MRKILTIVEYNKASLGIRFVNNLLDLIVLIVINVIISNISNILYEITSVDFFYFYSNGGIFWELFIGNFNCFLYYFLMENYLDGRTVGKYITGTKAISTDGTKPTTQQIVYRNLARLIPFDGLSFFGVNGWHDSWSDTRVIDLKKYHAEIQAKSEIDRLGQKEIA